The following coding sequences lie in one Bacillota bacterium genomic window:
- a CDS encoding aldehyde ferredoxin oxidoreductase family protein — protein MKPFPEAKLLEVDLTTGALTTRTLPSETHRLYPGGSALAAYLILQAMKPKVDPLGPDNVLVFAVSALTGLPAAGLSRLVVAAKSPLTGALGDSEGGGFFPAYLGSNGWTAVIFKGRAPKPVYLYIDGDRAELKPAGHLWGKVTGEVEDAIRAEIGHPVEVAQIGPAGEKLSRIACVLSSCTRANGRNGLGAVMGSKNLRAVVVRKATAKEAADPARLKAFIQAAKQRLADNPGMVGLGEHGTSGELIGQNENGFLPTRNFSSGWFGDRAEKITGTTMSKTILKERDTCFGCPVRCKRVVEVPGRVDPRYGGPEYETCAAFGSYCGVSDLTDVARANQLCNMYGLDTISAGGTVAFAMECFEKGLLTTKDTGGLELRFGDGEIVVKLVEMIAKREGLGDLLAEGSERAAKQIGRGAEACLVTVKGQELPAHMPQYKPSVGLVYAVNPFGADHQSSEHDPILTMPPDSRERVRLGELGLWRGYPDNFALDAEKVRYAYLTQGYYSMMDTLCLCQFVWGPAWQLYGPDDLVEVCRAGLGWETSLVELMQIGERRINLMRAFNAREGFTRKDDELPTRVFEGLPDGPAAGRHVDRREFEAARDLYYGFAGWDP, from the coding sequence ATGAAACCATTCCCTGAAGCCAAGCTCCTCGAGGTCGACCTGACCACGGGAGCATTGACGACCCGCACCCTGCCGTCGGAGACCCATCGGCTCTACCCCGGCGGGTCGGCCCTGGCGGCCTACCTCATCCTGCAAGCGATGAAGCCCAAGGTCGACCCGCTCGGGCCGGACAACGTCCTGGTCTTCGCGGTGTCGGCCCTGACCGGGCTGCCCGCGGCCGGGCTCAGCCGGCTGGTCGTGGCGGCCAAGAGCCCGCTCACCGGGGCTCTCGGCGACAGCGAGGGTGGCGGCTTCTTCCCGGCCTATCTCGGGTCCAACGGCTGGACCGCCGTAATCTTCAAGGGGCGGGCCCCGAAGCCGGTCTACCTGTACATTGACGGTGACCGGGCCGAACTGAAGCCGGCCGGCCACCTCTGGGGCAAGGTCACCGGGGAGGTCGAGGACGCCATCAGGGCCGAGATCGGCCATCCGGTCGAGGTCGCCCAGATCGGCCCGGCCGGCGAGAAGCTCTCCCGCATCGCCTGCGTCCTCTCGAGCTGCACCCGGGCCAACGGGCGGAACGGCCTGGGGGCCGTGATGGGCTCCAAGAACCTGCGGGCCGTGGTCGTCCGCAAGGCCACCGCCAAGGAAGCGGCCGACCCCGCCCGGCTGAAGGCCTTCATCCAAGCGGCCAAGCAACGGCTGGCCGACAACCCGGGGATGGTCGGCCTGGGCGAGCACGGCACCTCCGGCGAACTCATCGGCCAGAACGAGAACGGCTTCCTGCCGACGCGGAACTTCTCCTCGGGCTGGTTCGGCGACAGGGCCGAGAAGATCACCGGCACGACCATGTCCAAGACCATCCTCAAGGAACGGGATACCTGCTTCGGCTGCCCGGTCCGGTGCAAGCGGGTGGTCGAGGTGCCGGGCAGGGTCGACCCGCGCTACGGCGGCCCCGAGTACGAGACCTGCGCCGCCTTCGGCTCCTATTGCGGGGTCAGCGACCTCACCGACGTCGCCCGGGCCAATCAGTTGTGCAACATGTACGGCCTCGACACGATCTCGGCCGGCGGCACGGTGGCCTTCGCCATGGAGTGCTTCGAGAAAGGCCTCCTGACCACCAAAGACACCGGCGGTCTGGAGCTCCGGTTCGGCGACGGCGAGATCGTGGTCAAGCTGGTCGAGATGATCGCCAAGCGGGAAGGGCTCGGCGACCTCCTGGCCGAGGGCAGCGAGCGGGCCGCCAAGCAGATCGGCCGCGGGGCCGAGGCCTGCCTGGTCACCGTCAAGGGCCAGGAGCTGCCGGCCCACATGCCGCAGTACAAGCCGTCGGTCGGCCTGGTCTACGCGGTCAATCCGTTCGGCGCCGACCACCAGTCATCGGAGCACGACCCCATCCTGACCATGCCGCCGGACAGCCGCGAGCGCGTCCGCCTCGGCGAGCTCGGCCTCTGGCGGGGCTACCCCGACAACTTCGCTCTCGACGCCGAGAAGGTCCGCTACGCCTACCTGACCCAAGGCTACTACTCGATGATGGACACCCTCTGCCTGTGCCAGTTCGTCTGGGGTCCGGCCTGGCAGCTGTATGGACCGGACGACCTGGTCGAGGTCTGCCGGGCCGGCCTCGGCTGGGAGACCAGCCTGGTCGAGCTGATGCAGATCGGCGAACGGCGGATCAACCTGATGCGGGCCTTCAACGCCCGCGAGGGCTTCACCCGCAAAGACGACGAGCTGCCGACGCGCGTCTTCGAAGGGCTGCCGGATGGTCCGGCCGCGGGCCGCCACGTCGACCGCCGGGAATTCGAGGCCGCCCGCGACCTCTACTACGGCTTCGCCGGCTGGGACCCG